The DNA sequence CGGCCAGAGAATGTGATCCGTGTCAGTAATGGTTCAGGTGATCCATATTTTGTGCTTATTGGATGGGGTCATGCTATCCTAGAAGATAGAGAACGACCTGTGATGAATCTGTTCTTCTCATCTACGTTTGCGCTCCAGGAAGGCAAGCTATGTGCAGCATCTGATGCAGAAAGTTTAATCTATCTACTATATTTCTCTTGCGGTGGAGTTTGCCCAGAGCTTGACTCGGTTGAAAGTGCCCTTCAGTGGAGGGAGATATCGTGGTCGAGGAGAGTTATACAGCAGAAGTTGGGCGACTTCTCAGCAGTGTTAAAAGCTTTTGCGGATTATGTTGACAGCCTTTGCGGAACCTACCCAATGGACTATGACATATGGTTGAAAAGATTGCGAAGAACAATAAATGAAGATCATGGGAAGGAGGTCGACACATCATCATCAAGTTAATACTACGGAACATTTTTCTTGCAAAATCCAGAATGCGGAGGATCAAGAGTGATCAATCCATTACTTTTTGTTgttgtagataatttttttgtgaaaggCTTTCCATAGGTCATAGTGTTCATCGTCTCGCACCATTCCTTTGCCCCTTTGATAAGGGTATTTCAAAAATTGCAATCTGCTGCTGCTATCCTCAATGCGATCACTGTCACTGTTTACTATTCTGTGCTCCCACCTTCAGCGGTTCACAGAGGAGTGCAGTATATAGATCCTTGAGGATATCAGCAACATGATGTATTTTGTAAATGGTCTTTGGTAAATTGGTTAGCCTCTGCTCTGGTTGCCCTCTGGGATTCTGGTCCCATTTTATTTGGTGCTGTGCAAGGCTAGGCTTGTGGATGTTAACTGGTAGGAAAATATGGACCTCGAGTGTGTGGTATAGTCGATTAATTTTTGGCACTTCCTGTTTGTAACTGCTCCAAAATAGATATGCGGTTAGTGGTGGTGTGGCATAGtagcatttatttttttaagaagGCTAAATTATTTGTTGGGTGCAATGTTAATTGTTAAAGGTCCTATAAATGATGTTCTATTGATTGAGATGCCCAAACTCCTGACTGGTGTTCTGGATCTCggtatgtgtgtgtgtgctgcACAGATTTTCCCCCATGCATCAAGAAATGCCTCCTGGTGGTGATGTTATCTTTGTCTCCAGCAAGAAACACTGATGTTTGTGGTTGTGCGATTGTTTCACCTTCAGCTACTTCCTGGGATGATGTCACATGCTCCTAAAATCTGTTGTAATGAATGTTTTGTTCCAGTAGTTTGTTTGTCAGGACTACTTCAACTTGTCCAGGTTTTGAACTCAGTTGCAGATTGCTTCAATTTGCAGAGCTGAAGTCCATAGTAGcaagataaaataaaaaagttataCTACTAATAGGATTAACAAAAAATCACTTTTTTAAAACTGTTTTTATACATAGTATCTCTTTTTGAATTTTTGCACTGGGCCACCTAAAATATCAGGGACGGCGGCCCTGCAAGAAATTATGATCTGATtggaagggagggagggagggagagagggagagagagatttTATTATCAAAATAGGGCCACAACAGTCTATACTAATTACTAGGTCTTGAGACTCTTCGGTTTGTAGTCACTCGATCTAACTTGATTATGAGTCAAGCGGCCATCTTGATCGTTGGTGACCTGAAACAGCTTAATGGCAGTACTGTGAGTATGTGGATACCCAGAGGGCTTATACCAACATATGGATAAATAAGTATAGTCCTTTGGTGGATGCAAGAAGGAAATTGGGTTGTTTGTTCAGTTTTTCCAAAAGTATGGTGTTTGCTAAAGAATGACATGTTATGTTCAACATTTTAATTAGTTAGGTTAAACTACATTATTGAACCTAGACCAAGTTGAACAAACCAGTAGTCATCATGTGCAAATAGATATGCagaaaaagagagggtaggTTAGAAAATGCAGAAAATACATCTGTTTGTGTCTGAATTAGTGACCAAAGAGGATGCTAATTAGGACCTGTTTGGTTccacttgctaaattttagccagctaaaattattttagctactcttgaatGACtagtggaactaaactattttagctcctttttaGTCAGTGTGTTTGGAAGTTtacctactaaagtgactaaacttTAACTTGCTAAAATTTAACAAGTGAACCAAACAATCCCTTAATAACAATTTCCCATGCAAATCAagtacaaagttttataataaCAACATGAAGGGGACACGGAAGGTTGGCATCATGCATTcgatctttctttcttttttcaggAGAATACTATGAGAGCCCTACTGAATATCTTtacttataaataaataaatataaggtAAATTGTTCATGTACAAAGGTCTGAAGGAAGAAATTTAAGCAGCATCAATTAATTGTGGTAGAAATTTATTCGATACTCTTTCCTTGTCCGCTTGAAAAACATGGTACAAAATGGAATTTCACAAGGGCACTCCTCTGTTCCAAACAGTGAAGTTCCTAGGGAGATTACTACATTCTGGACAAGCCCTTGAATGATGATGTAACTTATTCCCAAAAATCCCAATGACTTTAGTTCACTGCCACTTCAGGGGGCAGTATTCAAGCTCTTCAGGGCAGGGAAGAATTCCTTATAAAAAGCATGATTTCAAATGGAACACACAGTAGTGTTGCTCGTGATATCTGTCTGCACAGTATACATACTTTCTCTTGGTGACAGGAAACCCCTTTGCAAGCAGGGCAAATGCATCAAATCAGACGACAAACAGTGAGTAGTCACCAAGTGCTGATATGCTGAATGTCATTTCAAAGCGCCTTGAATGTTTTCATAGTGCATTCACAAATTCATCTGTCCAACAGTAACATTTGGCACCTCGGATAGATTAGCAGAATTTCCCAAGCATCAATCACGAGAATGCCAGAATCGGTAATTGTAAATTGTAATGTGGCCACCAATTGGTCTCATCACACCTTCCGAGAAAATGAAGATCATAAACAGGACTGTACAGGTCTCATATGATCTTATAAGTTCATATATACTTGCATTTGAAGCTTGAGCCCTAGCTACCAGCTATATTTTTAAGTGAGTGTTTCTTGTATTGCACACGCCCAAAAGGCCAaaatgcatctagtggcacataGGTTAGGAGCAGCTTGGAACCAGCTGCAGAGTTTATTGTTGCTGGTTCTTGTAGTATGAGAGCTTCTGAGACACAACCAGTAAAGTGGCAGCCAAATCCGACGTGCTTCTGCACCGCCTTCAACGCCCGCCTCTCCGACGTAATCCATGTGATTGAAGCGGCGTGAGATGAGGGGCGATGGCAGAGAAATGTCTGTGTTTACTGAATACTGAAATCTGAAACTTAGATTTGCCTGGCTCCATACTACtttgttttttataaaaaaaaacttttttcaATCATTTtcgattttttattttaaatgATTTTTACTGAAATTCCTCACAGTACAGAGTAGGTACAtcatttattttttccatcatgTTGCAGCGTTGCAGTCTCAGCACGTACTGTTAGAGAAATACACAGCTAACTAGCTGATTTGGCTGATACGCTCAAGCAAACATGCATGTTTTAAGGAGTTTGGTTCTGCAAATTGAAGCAATCTGCAACAAGTTCAAAACTTGGACAGGCCATGTTAACAGACTATTAGGGAACAAAACATTCATTACAACAGAACTTAGGAGCATGTGGCATCATTCCATGAAGTTCAATGAAAGGTGAAACAATTGTACACGCATGTCATTATTGTTGCAAACAAAGATCATCCACAGCCCACGCACAGAGATTCAAGAACAGTAGCAGGATAAGAGTTTGAGCAGCTCAATGGAACATCATTTACAGGACCTTGAACATCACGCCCAACAAATAACTTAGTCAAGCTCAAAAAGCTACTATGTAACCTCTATTCTAGAGCAGTTACAAATTTACCAACTGATTAACAGTTTAGATACTGATCacaagaaaaacaaaatcatCCTGAAGCCTACCAGAACCGAATAAAATGGGACCAGAATCTCTGAAGGCAACCAGAACAGAGGCTCACCAATTTACCAAAGATTCACAAAATACATCATGTTGCTgatatcctcaagtatctcctgTGTGAAGGGCTGAAGGCAAGACAATGAATAGTAACATTGACAGTGATCCCATTGAGGATAGCAGCAGCAGATTGCAACTTTGAAATACCCTTATATCCAAGAAATGGTGTGATGCGATGGACAATACTATGACCTATGGACCTTTCACAAGTAAATTAtctacaacaacaacaaaaggtAATCGGCTGATCACTCTTGATCTTCCAAATTTTAGATTTGCAAGAAAATGTGCTGCAGTATTAACTTGATGAGGACGTGTCAACCTCCTTCCCATGATCTTCATTAATTGTTCTTCGCAGTCGTTTCAACCAGATCTCATAGTCCATTGGGTATGGAGTTCCACAAAGGCTGTCCACGTAATCCGCAAAAGCTTTTAACACTGCTGAGATGTCGCCCAACTTCTGCTGTATAACTCTCCTCGACCATGACGTCTCCCTCCACTGAAGTGCACTTTCAACAGAGTCAAGCTCAGGGCAAACTCCACCACAAGAGAAATATAGAAGATAAATCAAACTTTCTGCATCAGATGCTCCACATAATTTTCCTTCCTGGAGTGCAAATGTAGATGAGAAGAATAGATTCATTACTGGCCGATCCCTATCTTCTAGGATAGCATGACCCCATCCAATAAGCACAAAATATGGATGCCTTGAACCATTATTGACACGGATCACATTCTCTGGCCGGATATCACCATGACGGATTCCTGCAGAAGCTGCTGCAGCAAGAGCAGATAAACAGTCATGGCAACATCTCAGAGCCTCCTCAACACCAAACAATCCATTCCGTATCAGATTTGAAATGGTCTCACCAACTGGTGAGGTGACAAGCATTGGAGTACTGCACCATGGATGACCACAACTTCCATTTGAGCTAGGCTTGTTACATGGGCCTGGATGGATGACCCGTCCAGAAGATACCATCTGTGGTATATATCTGCTAGAAATACATCGTTGCTTCATCACTGTCAGTACTTTGGTCTGCCTCTGCACTTGGTACCAGGAGTTCATATCCTCCCATGCTGGTTCCAAATGAGAAGGACTGGAGCCTACATACAGCAAATAAGTTTTCGCAGGTTCTTCTACAGGAGTAGAAGTATAAATAGGAGGATCACTGTCTGTTAGGATGTCATTGATTTGAAAACCTTTCTGTGTGTAAGAATCATCCATCAATACAACAGATCCTATTTCAAGCCTTAAGGTTTCATGTGGTTTCACATCGACAGCTGCTTCCTCCTGAACTTCAACAATTTCAGGAGAGTGACTTCGCTGTTGGAATCGAAATAAGCCATTACCATTAGCTTGTCTATCAACCAAATGTCTTTCTGATCTTCGACTTTGTAGCCTTGAGCTATGTTCCGTCGCCAGTTCATCGAGAGAATACTTAGGCTCTCCATAAAATTGGATCATTGAGTGAAATATTGCAATGAGAACCTGAAGGGTCCCAATGTCTCCCCAGTTAGCATTCCCAAGTTTGTTCCATACTCGATCTATGGAAGAAACTGAAATTTTGGCATGTTTCTTTATCCATTCAGCAGCACAATCATAAACATTGTTCagatcaaaatccagcttgttcAAATCACCTTGCACTTTTACCACTCCTCCGAACTGTGAATCAACAAGAAGCAAGTAAACACAGTCTGAATTGCGAACAACAGTGGAGGATCTGCCAAGGCTTCGAGATAGTAGGACACGCAAAGCAAAGAACAGTGCCTCCCCTAAGACAGCAGGCGATGGTTCCTGGTCGCCATGTGCGGAAACCATTCCAATATCAGGTCTCAACAAAGCCAATATGACAATATGATCCCATCTTCCTTGTGAATGCTTCAAATTCTTCAGTAGTACAGCGGTTGCACAAACACCATCAAGTTTTCCACTGCTAATAGCCTTCTCAGCAGGATAAAATTTGGAGCTTGTGCTGTGTATACAGGCAACTGAGAATGGCATTGCTTCGTCAGGACCCCAGAAAGTTTGCCACAATCCTTTAATGCCTGCATGAAGAAAATCCTCTAAAGCAAGATATGCAGTAGCTTCAAAAACATCTGATGTCGATGCATATAGA is a window from the Sorghum bicolor cultivar BTx623 chromosome 5, Sorghum_bicolor_NCBIv3, whole genome shotgun sequence genome containing:
- the LOC8069266 gene encoding uncharacterized protein LOC8069266, which translates into the protein MEDQSPDHISVGSAPKKSSTSSRGRHRNFSSSTCKDFLRKFVDSELLTSSLEDWFSGHSEDCGFRKPAFDVPFDLTELQNFDYALEGVTFQQLVRMPNALYASTSDVFEATAYLALEDFLHAGIKGLWQTFWGPDEAMPFSVACIHSTSSKFYPAEKAISSGKLDGVCATAVLLKNLKHSQGRWDHIVILALLRPDIGMVSAHGDQEPSPAVLGEALFFALRVLLSRSLGRSSTVVRNSDCVYLLLVDSQFGGVVKVQGDLNKLDFDLNNVYDCAAEWIKKHAKISVSSIDRVWNKLGNANWGDIGTLQVLIAIFHSMIQFYGEPKYSLDELATEHSSRLQSRRSERHLVDRQANGNGLFRFQQRSHSPEIVEVQEEAAVDVKPHETLRLEIGSVVLMDDSYTQKGFQINDILTDSDPPIYTSTPVEEPAKTYLLYVGSSPSHLEPAWEDMNSWYQVQRQTKVLTVMKQRCISSRYIPQMVSSGRVIHPGPCNKPSSNGSCGHPWCSTPMLVTSPVGETISNLIRNGLFGVEEALRCCHDCLSALAAAASAGIRHGDIRPENVIRVNNGSRHPYFVLIGWGHAILEDRDRPVMNLFFSSTFALQEGKLCGASDAESLIYLLYFSCGGVCPELDSVESALQWRETSWSRRVIQQKLGDISAVLKAFADYVDSLCGTPYPMDYEIWLKRLRRTINEDHGKEVDTSSSS